The following proteins are encoded in a genomic region of Micropterus dolomieu isolate WLL.071019.BEF.003 ecotype Adirondacks linkage group LG04, ASM2129224v1, whole genome shotgun sequence:
- the stim2a gene encoding stromal interaction molecule 2 isoform X1, with the protein MLPLSALFLLVFPAALFVAAQGAGDLQGFTFPGGSAVFDPTDPCMVVSPPCMSEADRYSLEALRSIHQMMDDDQDGGIEVEESVEFIIEDMKQQQTNKHSNLHREDQHITIEELWRGWKSSEVHNWTQDDVLRWLKDFVELPQYERNFKDYKVNGNTLPRIAANEPSFLSGHLRVQDQRDKQKLNIKALDVVLFGPPTRPPHNYMKDLVLIVSVVMGVGGCWFAQAQNKASKVHISKMMKDLESLQSAEQSLIDLQEQLERAQEEKRNVAEEKLNLEEKMRDEIMGAQEEAYRLHELRQGAVSELSRLRYAEEELEQVLGALKQAEMDMQASWTASEALQQWLQLTHEVEVQYYNVKKQSAVLQLVSAKEEAEKIKKKRSSVLGTLHVAHSSSLDHVDHKILEAKNSLSEVTACLRERLHRWQQIERICGFPIIRNPGLANLTAQLYSDSVALGLPRVPQPSCSCHSSVHGSIEDLLEESASPILPQMQVPVPPLKRSPKTRGSTICRSRRTGNITQPPASMISSDPDLLIPIRAPYPCFDEEEGLFLKTLKKQESQEMPSDTEYMTSPTLNKMLPSPTDDTSSQKLCHDETELLSDSSITKPLSKEVEDVIETPVHQLSIPEASVDVSCRKLAKEVLDTSPETSSLKMSKEESLIEATSRKISRDWSEVPKNVAVRKVLSNELDAEFPAWRVDRDAIGDLMDTASRNVYKERSDLPLDVRKIIWNELEATTDVASRKISRDMMGASMDSASRKMIRDDVERPFDSVSRRTTRDSMGMSLDTGSRKLSWNKGECQHDSSVRALAMDKMVETTRTLSRKISRDELEYSIDTSSMKMLPRERYEALMDNASPTEKQEFSLEPSTSRRILRDELEMSAGSLRRRISRMARDDIDSCIDTPTGKVSWDRVGAPMEIPKQLKLREELGASESSSSPSRIGQPDLMVTSQVPWKSSSDVFTGPLSQLVYDGILEKSCNSMAANPTNFSASTPNLPQSKPLAEVEPPLPPRRIACPSAALARETGDDRHKDKEKSKKSIKLKNLFKKKPESTPEKLQSGLQKL; encoded by the exons ATGCTGCCTCTGTCCGCTCTGTTCCTCCTCGTTTTCCCCGCTGCTCTCTTTGTGGCCGCGCAAGGAGCCGGGGACCTCCAGGGTTTCACCTTCCCCGGTGGGAGCGCAGTTTTCGACCCAACAG ACCCCTGCATGGTGGTGTCTCCACCATGTATGAGCGAGGCAGATCGCTACAGCTTGGAGGCCCTGCGGAGCATCCATCAGATGATGGACGATGACCAGGATGGAGGGATTGAGGTGGAGGAGAGTGTGGAG TTCATTATTGAAGacatgaagcagcagcagaccaacaaacacagcaaccTGCACAGAGAAGACCAGCACATCACAATTGAGGAGCTCTGGAGGGGTTGGAAGTCAtctgaag TACATAACTGGACTCAAGATGATGTGCTTCGCTGGCTGAAGGACTTTGTTGAGTTGCCACAATATGAGAGGAACTTTAAAGACTATAAGGTCAACGGAAACACACTCCCCAG GATTGCAGCTAATGAGCCTTCATTCCTGAGTGGCCACCTGAGGGTTCAGgatcagagagacaaacagaagcTCAATATCAAAGCTCTGGATGTAGTTCTGTTTGGACCGCCTACAC GCCCCCCTCATAACTACATGAAGGACCTGGTGCTAATTGTTTCGGTGGTGATGGGAGTTGGAGGATGCTGGTTTGCCCAGGCCCAGAACAAAGCCAGTAAAGTCCACATAAGCAAGATGATGAAAGATTTGGAAAGTCTGCAGAGTGCTGAACAGAGCCTCATAGATCTGCAGGAGCA ACTGGAGCGAGCCCAGGAAGAAAAACGTAATGTCGCTGAGGAAAAACTGAACCTAGAGGAGAAGATGAGGGATGAGATAAtgggagcacaggaggaggCTTACCGTCTGCACGAGCTGAGGCAGGGAGCTGTCAGTGAGCTCAGCCGCCTCCGATATGCAGAGGAAGAGCTGGAGCAG GTCCTTGGAGCACTTAAGCAGGCGGAGATGGACATGCAGGCTAGCTGGACTGCCTCAGAGGCTCTCCAGCAgtggctgcagctgacacatgaaGTAGAAGTCCAGTACTACAATGTCAAGAAGCAGAGTGCAGTACTACAGCTTGTCTCTGCCAAGGAAGAG GCAGAGAAGATTAAGAAGAAGAGAAGTTCTGTGCTGGGTACTCTCCATGTCGCCCACAGCTCCTCTCTAGACCATGTTGACCACAAGATCCTGGAGGCAAA GAATTCCTTGTCTGAAGTAACAGCCTGCCTACGCGAGCGCCTCCATCGCTGGCAGCAGATTGAGCGCATCTGTGGCTTTCCAATAATTAGGAATCCTGGTCTAGCAAACCTCACTGCTCAGCTCTACTCAGACTCAGTTGCCCTTGGGTTGCCCCGAGTGCCCCAGCCATCTTGCTCTTGCCACAGCTCCGTCCATGGATCTATAGAGGATCTGTTAGAAGAGTCTGCTTCTCCAATCTTGCCACAGATGCAAG TTCCGGTTCCACCACTGAAACGCTCTCCCAAAACACGGGGATCCACCATATGTCGGTCACGTCGTACCGGCAACATCACTCAGCCCCCAGCCTCCATGATCTCCTCGGACCCAGACCTTCTCATCCCCATCCGAGCCCCATACCCTTGCTTTGATGAGGAAGAGGGGCTCTTCCTGAAAACTCTAAAAAAACA AGAATCCCAAGAGATGCCTTCAGACACAGAATATATGACTTCACCTACTCTCAACAAAATGTTGCCTAGTCCTACTGATGACACTTCCTCTCAAAAGCTCTGTCATGATGAAACTGAGCTGCTTTCAGACAGCTCCATTACAAAGCCTTTGAGTAAAGAAGTAGAAGATGTTATAGAAACTCCAGTTCACCAACTCTCTATACCAGAAGCTTCTGTAGATGTTTCCTGCAGAAAGCTGGCAAAAGAAGTGTTGGATACTTCTCCGGAAACCTCTTCTTTGAAGATGTCCAAAGAAGAGTCTTTGATAGAGGCTACATCAAGGAAGATATCCAGAGACTGGAGTGAAGTTCCCAAGAATGTTGCAGTTAGAAAGGTGCTGTCCAATGAGTTGGATGCAGAATTTCCAGCCTGGAGAGTAGACAGAGATGCAATAGGGGATTTGATGGACACTGCGTCAAGGAATGTATACAAAGAAAGAAGTGATTTACCTCTTGATGTGAGAAAGATTATTTGGAACGAATTAGAAGCAACAACAGACGTGGCATCTAGGAAGATATCAAGAGATATGATGGGGGCTTCAATGGACAGTGCCTCAAGAAAGATGATACGAGATGATGTTGAGCGTCCGTTTGACTCGGTATCCAGAAGGACTACAAGAGATTCAATGGGAATGTCACTAGACACAGGTTCTAGGAAGCTTTCATGGAATAAAGGGGAATGCCAGCATGATTCCTCTGTGAGGGCATTAGCAATGGACAAAATGGTTGAGACTACTAGAACACTATCAAGAAAGATTTCTAGAGATGAGCTGGAGTATTCTATAGATACTTCTTCCATGAAGATGCTGCCCAGAGAGAGATATGAAGCACTTATGGATAATGCGTCTCCTACAGAGAAGCAAGAGTTCAGTTTAGAACCATCAACAAGTAGGAGGATACTGAGAGATGAACTTGAGATGTCTGCTGGTTCTCTCAGAAGGAGAATATCAAGAATGGCAAGAGATGACATCGACAGTTGCATAGACACTCCCACAGGAAAAGTCTCATGGGATAGAGTTGGTGCTCCAATGGAAATACCCAAACAATTAAAACTAAGGGAGGAGTTGGGAGCATCCGAATCAAGTTCATCTCCAAGTCGAATTGGACAGCCAGACCTTATGGTAACCTCCCAGGTGCCATGGAAGTCATCATCAGACGTTTTCACTGGCCCGCTGAGCCAGCTTGTTTATGATGGAATCCTTGAGAAGTCCTGCAACTCCATGGCTGCAAACCCAACCAACTTCTCTGCCTCAACACCCAACCTGCCACAGAGCAAGCCCCTAGCAGAGGTGGAGCCACCATTGCCACCACGAAGGATTGCCTGCCCATCTGCTGCATTGGCCCGTGAGACTGGAGATGACAGGCACAAGGATAAGGAAAAGAGTAAGAAATCCATAAAGCtcaaaaatctttttaaaaagaaacctgAGTCAACTCCAGAGAAGCTTCAAAGTGGTCTTCAGAAACTCTGA
- the stim2a gene encoding uncharacterized protein stim2a isoform X2, which translates to MWVGTACSFFIFSFSTLDDNIIYHLKCCLCPLCSSSFSPLLSLWPRKEPGTSRVSPSPVGAQFSTQQFIIEDMKQQQTNKHSNLHREDQHITIEELWRGWKSSEVHNWTQDDVLRWLKDFVELPQYERNFKDYKVNGNTLPRIAANEPSFLSGHLRVQDQRDKQKLNIKALDVVLFGPPTRPPHNYMKDLVLIVSVVMGVGGCWFAQAQNKASKVHISKMMKDLESLQSAEQSLIDLQEQLERAQEEKRNVAEEKLNLEEKMRDEIMGAQEEAYRLHELRQGAVSELSRLRYAEEELEQVLGALKQAEMDMQASWTASEALQQWLQLTHEVEVQYYNVKKQSAVLQLVSAKEEAEKIKKKRSSVLGTLHVAHSSSLDHVDHKILEAKNSLSEVTACLRERLHRWQQIERICGFPIIRNPGLANLTAQLYSDSVALGLPRVPQPSCSCHSSVHGSIEDLLEESASPILPQMQVPVPPLKRSPKTRGSTICRSRRTGNITQPPASMISSDPDLLIPIRAPYPCFDEEEGLFLKTLKKQESQEMPSDTEYMTSPTLNKMLPSPTDDTSSQKLCHDETELLSDSSITKPLSKEVEDVIETPVHQLSIPEASVDVSCRKLAKEVLDTSPETSSLKMSKEESLIEATSRKISRDWSEVPKNVAVRKVLSNELDAEFPAWRVDRDAIGDLMDTASRNVYKERSDLPLDVRKIIWNELEATTDVASRKISRDMMGASMDSASRKMIRDDVERPFDSVSRRTTRDSMGMSLDTGSRKLSWNKGECQHDSSVRALAMDKMVETTRTLSRKISRDELEYSIDTSSMKMLPRERYEALMDNASPTEKQEFSLEPSTSRRILRDELEMSAGSLRRRISRMARDDIDSCIDTPTGKVSWDRVGAPMEIPKQLKLREELGASESSSSPSRIGQPDLMVTSQVPWKSSSDVFTGPLSQLVYDGILEKSCNSMAANPTNFSASTPNLPQSKPLAEVEPPLPPRRIACPSAALARETGDDRHKDKEKSKKSIKLKNLFKKKPESTPEKLQSGLQKL; encoded by the exons ATGTGGGTCGGTACCGCATGTTCTTTCTTCATCTTCAGTTTCTCAACTCTTGACGACAATATAATCTACCATCTGAAATGCTGCCTCTGTCCGCTCTGTTCCTCCTCGTTTTCCCCGCTGCTCTCTTTGTGGCCGCGCAAGGAGCCGGGGACCTCCAGGGTTTCACCTTCCCCGGTGGGAGCGCAGTTTTCGACCCAACAG TTCATTATTGAAGacatgaagcagcagcagaccaacaaacacagcaaccTGCACAGAGAAGACCAGCACATCACAATTGAGGAGCTCTGGAGGGGTTGGAAGTCAtctgaag TACATAACTGGACTCAAGATGATGTGCTTCGCTGGCTGAAGGACTTTGTTGAGTTGCCACAATATGAGAGGAACTTTAAAGACTATAAGGTCAACGGAAACACACTCCCCAG GATTGCAGCTAATGAGCCTTCATTCCTGAGTGGCCACCTGAGGGTTCAGgatcagagagacaaacagaagcTCAATATCAAAGCTCTGGATGTAGTTCTGTTTGGACCGCCTACAC GCCCCCCTCATAACTACATGAAGGACCTGGTGCTAATTGTTTCGGTGGTGATGGGAGTTGGAGGATGCTGGTTTGCCCAGGCCCAGAACAAAGCCAGTAAAGTCCACATAAGCAAGATGATGAAAGATTTGGAAAGTCTGCAGAGTGCTGAACAGAGCCTCATAGATCTGCAGGAGCA ACTGGAGCGAGCCCAGGAAGAAAAACGTAATGTCGCTGAGGAAAAACTGAACCTAGAGGAGAAGATGAGGGATGAGATAAtgggagcacaggaggaggCTTACCGTCTGCACGAGCTGAGGCAGGGAGCTGTCAGTGAGCTCAGCCGCCTCCGATATGCAGAGGAAGAGCTGGAGCAG GTCCTTGGAGCACTTAAGCAGGCGGAGATGGACATGCAGGCTAGCTGGACTGCCTCAGAGGCTCTCCAGCAgtggctgcagctgacacatgaaGTAGAAGTCCAGTACTACAATGTCAAGAAGCAGAGTGCAGTACTACAGCTTGTCTCTGCCAAGGAAGAG GCAGAGAAGATTAAGAAGAAGAGAAGTTCTGTGCTGGGTACTCTCCATGTCGCCCACAGCTCCTCTCTAGACCATGTTGACCACAAGATCCTGGAGGCAAA GAATTCCTTGTCTGAAGTAACAGCCTGCCTACGCGAGCGCCTCCATCGCTGGCAGCAGATTGAGCGCATCTGTGGCTTTCCAATAATTAGGAATCCTGGTCTAGCAAACCTCACTGCTCAGCTCTACTCAGACTCAGTTGCCCTTGGGTTGCCCCGAGTGCCCCAGCCATCTTGCTCTTGCCACAGCTCCGTCCATGGATCTATAGAGGATCTGTTAGAAGAGTCTGCTTCTCCAATCTTGCCACAGATGCAAG TTCCGGTTCCACCACTGAAACGCTCTCCCAAAACACGGGGATCCACCATATGTCGGTCACGTCGTACCGGCAACATCACTCAGCCCCCAGCCTCCATGATCTCCTCGGACCCAGACCTTCTCATCCCCATCCGAGCCCCATACCCTTGCTTTGATGAGGAAGAGGGGCTCTTCCTGAAAACTCTAAAAAAACA AGAATCCCAAGAGATGCCTTCAGACACAGAATATATGACTTCACCTACTCTCAACAAAATGTTGCCTAGTCCTACTGATGACACTTCCTCTCAAAAGCTCTGTCATGATGAAACTGAGCTGCTTTCAGACAGCTCCATTACAAAGCCTTTGAGTAAAGAAGTAGAAGATGTTATAGAAACTCCAGTTCACCAACTCTCTATACCAGAAGCTTCTGTAGATGTTTCCTGCAGAAAGCTGGCAAAAGAAGTGTTGGATACTTCTCCGGAAACCTCTTCTTTGAAGATGTCCAAAGAAGAGTCTTTGATAGAGGCTACATCAAGGAAGATATCCAGAGACTGGAGTGAAGTTCCCAAGAATGTTGCAGTTAGAAAGGTGCTGTCCAATGAGTTGGATGCAGAATTTCCAGCCTGGAGAGTAGACAGAGATGCAATAGGGGATTTGATGGACACTGCGTCAAGGAATGTATACAAAGAAAGAAGTGATTTACCTCTTGATGTGAGAAAGATTATTTGGAACGAATTAGAAGCAACAACAGACGTGGCATCTAGGAAGATATCAAGAGATATGATGGGGGCTTCAATGGACAGTGCCTCAAGAAAGATGATACGAGATGATGTTGAGCGTCCGTTTGACTCGGTATCCAGAAGGACTACAAGAGATTCAATGGGAATGTCACTAGACACAGGTTCTAGGAAGCTTTCATGGAATAAAGGGGAATGCCAGCATGATTCCTCTGTGAGGGCATTAGCAATGGACAAAATGGTTGAGACTACTAGAACACTATCAAGAAAGATTTCTAGAGATGAGCTGGAGTATTCTATAGATACTTCTTCCATGAAGATGCTGCCCAGAGAGAGATATGAAGCACTTATGGATAATGCGTCTCCTACAGAGAAGCAAGAGTTCAGTTTAGAACCATCAACAAGTAGGAGGATACTGAGAGATGAACTTGAGATGTCTGCTGGTTCTCTCAGAAGGAGAATATCAAGAATGGCAAGAGATGACATCGACAGTTGCATAGACACTCCCACAGGAAAAGTCTCATGGGATAGAGTTGGTGCTCCAATGGAAATACCCAAACAATTAAAACTAAGGGAGGAGTTGGGAGCATCCGAATCAAGTTCATCTCCAAGTCGAATTGGACAGCCAGACCTTATGGTAACCTCCCAGGTGCCATGGAAGTCATCATCAGACGTTTTCACTGGCCCGCTGAGCCAGCTTGTTTATGATGGAATCCTTGAGAAGTCCTGCAACTCCATGGCTGCAAACCCAACCAACTTCTCTGCCTCAACACCCAACCTGCCACAGAGCAAGCCCCTAGCAGAGGTGGAGCCACCATTGCCACCACGAAGGATTGCCTGCCCATCTGCTGCATTGGCCCGTGAGACTGGAGATGACAGGCACAAGGATAAGGAAAAGAGTAAGAAATCCATAAAGCtcaaaaatctttttaaaaagaaacctgAGTCAACTCCAGAGAAGCTTCAAAGTGGTCTTCAGAAACTCTGA